One Solanum pennellii chromosome 10, SPENNV200 genomic region harbors:
- the LOC107001316 gene encoding uncharacterized protein LOC107001316: MVNLTKLEFIALQCSSRNYLSWVLDAEIHLDAMGLRDTRKEENKASNQNCARAMIFLRHHLDEILKIEYLTVKDPLVLWKNLKERFDHLKMVIHPKARYDWMHLRLQDFKSIHEYNSAIFRINSQLKLCGETVSEIDMMEKTFSTFHASNVLLQQQYREKGFKKYSELISHLPVAEQNNDLLLKNHENRLAGSEPLPEVNEAHAHHARVLIVIMNVVVNVDVIVVVIMVKKLYQESLKTKEKNPEANVISENQIDITHLDVADFFAHPEEKIDHLIGDGSVNMEE, translated from the exons atggtcAATCTTACAAAACTAGAGTTCATTGCCCTTCAATGTTCGAGCAGGAACTACCTCTCATGGGTGTTGGATGCTGAAATCCACCTTGATGCAATGGGTCTTCGAGACAccagaaaagaagaaaataaggcaTCAAATCAAAACTGTGCACGAGCAATGATATTCTTGCGTCATCATCTTGACGAGATTCTGAAAATTGAATATCTGACAGTTAAGGATCCACTTGTTTTGTGGAAAAACCTAAAAGAAAGATTTGACCACTTGAAGATGGTCATACATCCAAAGGCACGATATGATTGGATGCATCTAAGGCTACAAGACTTTAAGTCTATACATGAATACAATTCTGCCATATTCAGAATCAATTCtcaattgaaattatgtggagaaacAGTTAGTGAgattgatatgatggaaaagacGTTCTCTACTTTCCATGCCTCGAATGTGCTCTTGCAGCAACAATATCGAGAGAAAGGTTTCAAAAAGTATTCTGAACTAATTTCTCATCTTCCTGTGGCCGagcaaaataatgatttattattgaaaaatcatgAGAATCGACTTGCTGGATCTGAACCACTTCCTGAAGTGAATGAGGCGCACGCACACCATGCTAGGGTCCTAATCGTGATCATGAACGTGGTCGTGAACGTGGACGTGATCGTGGTCGTGATTATGGTCAAGAAA CTTTATCAAGAATCACTaaagacaaaagagaaaaatcctGAGGCAAATGTTATCTCTGAAAATCAAATTGACATCACACACTTGGATGTAGCAGATTTCTTCGCACATCCTGAAGAAAAGATAGATCACTTAATTGGTGATGGTTCTGTGAACATGGAAGAGTGA